A single Thermoproteota archaeon DNA region contains:
- a CDS encoding 50S ribosomal protein L1, which yields MSQVLVEDEVLKVISEMLEKSPKRRFTEAVDVVVLLRGIDLKRDPNAKINEIVELPHPPKNRPIKVAVIGKGEFAVKAKEAGADRVIEPEEIEALAGNKRALKKLANEYDFFIAQADILPRIVRYIGPVFGPRNKMPVNLPAAAVSQLPAMIEKLRRSLRIRMKDQPVVHVKVGSRNMTPEELLDNIKAVLSVIERKYEDPSKIAKVYVKTTMGPAYELPISYTKRR from the coding sequence ATGTCTCAGGTGTTGGTTGAAGACGAGGTGTTGAAGGTAATCTCTGAGATGCTCGAGAAAAGTCCTAAGAGGAGGTTCACAGAGGCCGTTGATGTGGTGGTCCTCCTCAGGGGCATAGATCTCAAGAGGGATCCCAATGCGAAGATAAACGAGATAGTAGAGTTGCCTCATCCGCCGAAGAACAGGCCCATCAAGGTAGCTGTGATAGGGAAGGGGGAATTCGCGGTCAAGGCCAAGGAGGCTGGAGCAGATAGGGTAATCGAGCCGGAGGAGATAGAGGCGCTGGCCGGTAACAAGAGGGCACTGAAAAAGCTAGCAAATGAGTACGACTTCTTCATAGCCCAAGCCGACATCCTGCCTAGGATAGTCAGGTACATAGGTCCTGTCTTCGGTCCTAGAAACAAGATGCCGGTGAATCTCCCAGCAGCGGCGGTATCTCAGCTACCTGCCATGATAGAGAAGCTGAGGAGGTCCTTGAGGATAAGGATGAAGGATCAGCCCGTGGTCCACGTGAAGGTGGGGTCTAGGAACATGACTCCCGAGGAACTACTGGATAACATAAAGGCGGTGCTATCCGTGATAGAGAGGAAGTACGAGGATCCCTCCAAGATAGCCAAGGTGTACGTGAAGACGACGATGGGTCCCGCGTACGAGCTCCCGATATCCTACACTAAGAGGAGGTGA
- the rplJ gene encoding 50S ribosomal protein L10 — protein MSTVAGEVRRKQSPQRIRKARMMERFIELAKEYPTIMLADFARVPADHFQRVRKELAPDIKFFVIKKRLVQKAAERMDRKGIQELVKRMPMSLVAIFSRKDPFETYRLVTEKKAEVFLKPGDVAEEDIVIPKGPTDIAPGPILTDLRAMGIPTKIQGGKIAISEDFTIVKKGETASPQVADLLRNLNIKPLKVGFKVTAAIDEDGLLYLPEILSITREDIMEMVIRAHSAALNLALEMGEINRHTVRPLTERAVERALALALEAAWLSDKTIPLLIRKAAVAAKVLQEKVS, from the coding sequence ATGTCTACTGTTGCTGGAGAGGTAAGGAGGAAGCAGAGTCCTCAGAGGATAAGGAAAGCTAGAATGATGGAGAGGTTCATAGAGCTAGCCAAGGAGTATCCCACTATAATGCTGGCCGACTTCGCTAGAGTACCAGCTGATCACTTTCAGCGGGTGAGGAAAGAGCTGGCTCCTGACATAAAGTTCTTCGTGATAAAGAAGAGGCTCGTTCAGAAGGCAGCCGAGAGAATGGACAGAAAGGGCATCCAAGAGTTAGTCAAGAGGATGCCAATGAGCTTAGTTGCCATTTTCAGTAGGAAAGATCCGTTTGAGACCTACAGGCTGGTAACAGAGAAGAAGGCGGAGGTCTTCCTCAAACCCGGTGATGTAGCCGAGGAAGATATAGTTATACCCAAGGGACCCACGGATATAGCTCCCGGTCCTATTCTCACTGACTTGAGGGCCATGGGAATACCTACAAAGATACAGGGAGGCAAGATAGCGATATCGGAGGACTTCACTATAGTAAAGAAGGGTGAAACGGCCTCCCCGCAGGTAGCGGACTTGCTCAGGAACCTCAACATAAAACCCCTGAAGGTCGGCTTCAAGGTGACCGCGGCCATAGACGAGGACGGGCTCCTCTACCTACCGGAGATCCTCTCGATCACCAGGGAGGACATAATGGAGATGGTCATCAGGGCCCACTCCGCCGCACTGAACTTGGCCTTGGAGATGGGAGAGATAAACAGGCACACTGTGAGGCCTCTCACAGAGAGGGCTGTAGAGAGGGCCTTAGCTCTTGCCCTAGAGGCCGCCTGGTTGAGCGATAAGACGATACCTCTGCTGATAAGGAAGGCGGCGGTAGCCGCCAAGGTCCTGCAGGAGAAGGTCTCCTGA